A stretch of the Paramormyrops kingsleyae isolate MSU_618 chromosome 16, PKINGS_0.4, whole genome shotgun sequence genome encodes the following:
- the cdc16 gene encoding cell division cycle protein 16 homolog: protein MNLDRLRKRVRHYIDQQQYQSALFWADKIASLSHEDPQDAYWLAQCLYLTSQYHRAAHALRSRKLDKLYGACQYLAARCHYAAKEYQQALDVLDMEEPVSKKLLDRSVKEDSVVTESVKDWGMSPASISSSICLLRGKIYDAMDNRPLATASYKEALKLDVYCFEAFDLLTSYHMLTAQEESDFLDSLPLSQQCTEEEEELLRFLFENKLKKYNKPSEITVPDTVNGLQDNLDVVVSLAERHYYNCDFKMCYQLTSMVMVKDPFHANCLPVHIGTLVELSKANELFYLSHKLVDLYPNSPVSWFAVGCYYLMVGHKNEHARRYLSKATTLERKYGPAWIAYGHSFAVESEHDQAMAAYFTAAQLMKGCHLPMLYIGLEYGLTNNSKLAERFFSQALSIAPEDPFVIHEVAVVAFQNGDWKAAEKLFLDAMEKIKTIGNEVTVDKWEPLLNNLGHVCRKLKKYEQALEYHRQALVLIPQNASTYAAIGYVHSLMGDFESAIDYFHTALGLKRDDTFSVTMLGHCIEMYIGDTEAYIGTDIKDKLRSSLGAPALMKLLDTSGDASEFQPLNESFMRTLESSSPKPEKPSEASLRRTTTLEFDMYESDMMLETSMSDTST from the exons ATGAATCTTGACAGACTGCGGAAACGTGTGCGACATTATATCGATCAG CAACAGTACCAGAGCGCTCTGTTTTGGGCAGACAAAATTGCGTCCCTATCACACG AAGACCCCCAGGACGCTTACTGGCTAGCACAGTGCCTTTATCTTACATCCCAGTATCACAGGGCTGCTCATGCCCTGCGCTCAAGGAAGCTAGATAAG CTATATGGAGCATGTCAGTACCTTGCAGCAAGATGCCAT TATGCTGCTAAAGAGTATCAGCAAGCACTCGATGTTCTGGACATGGAGGAACCTGTGAGTAAGAAGCTGCTGGACAGGAGTGTGAAGGAGGACAGTGTCGTTACAGAGTCTGTCAAGGACTGGGGCATGTCCCCTGCTTCA ATCAGCAGCTCCATCTGTTTATTGAGAGGAAAGATCTATGACGCTATGGACAACCGTCCACTGGCCACTGCCAGCTACAAAGAGGCATTAAAACTTGACGTCTACTGCTTCGAGGCTTTTGACCTCTTGACCTCTTATCACATGCTGACAGCTCAAGAAG AAAGTGATTTCCTGGATTCACTGCCTCTGAGTCAGCAGTGCaccgaggaagaggaggaactGTTACGCTTTCTGTTTGAGAACAAGCTGAAGAAG TATAACAAACCCAGTGAGATTACTGTCCCAGACACAGTGAATGGTCTCCAAGACAACCTGGATGTAGTGGTTTCTCTGGCAGAGAGACATTATTACAACTGTGACTTCAAAATGTGCTACCAGCTTACATCCAT GGTGATGGTGAAAGACCCTTTCCATGCTAACTGTCTACCAGTACACATAGGAACTCTAGTGGAGCTCAGTAAAGCCAACG AGCTGTTTTACCTCTCACACAAACTGGTGGATTTGTATCCTAACAGCCCT GTGTCCTGGTTTGCTGTTGGATGTTACTACCTGATGGTCGGACACAAAAATGAACATGCAAGGAGGTACCTCAG CAAAGCCACCACCCTGGAGAGGAAGTACGGCCCGGCCTGGATCGCGTACGGACACTCGTTTGCCGTGGAGAGCGAACACGACCAGGCCATGGCTGCCTACTTCACTGCGGCCCAGCTGATGAAGGG GTGCCACCTGCCCATGCTGTACATTGGCCTGGAGTACGGGCTGACCAACAACTCCAAGCTGGCCGAGCGCTTCTTCAGCCAGGCCCTCAGCATCGCACCCGAGGATCCATTTGTCATACACGAGGTGGCTGTGGTAGCCTTCCAGAACGGAGA CTGGAAGGCAGCAGAAAAGCTGTTTTTGGATGCGATGGAGAAGATTAAGACCATTGGAAATGAG GTTACTGTGGATAAATGGGAGCCTTTACTCAACAACCTGGGACACGTTTGCCGGAAGCTGAA GAAGTATGAGCAGGCCCTGGAGTACCACCGTCAGGCCCTTGTTCTCATCCCCCAGAATGCTTCTACCTACGCCGCCATTGGCTACGTTCACAGCCTTATGGGAGATTTTGAGAGTGCTATCGACTACTTCCACACG GCACTTGGCCTTAAAAGAGACGATACGTTTTCTGTGACGATGTTAGGACACTGCATTGAAATGTATATCGGTGACACCGAGGCCTATATTG GCACTGACATCAAGGACAAGCTGAGGAGCTCCCTGGGCGCGCCAGCGCTGATGAAGCTGCTCGACACCTCTGGGGACGCCAGTGAGTTCCAGCCCCTGAACGAAAGTTTTATGAGAACCCTTGAGTCGTCCTCCCCCAAACCGGAGAAGCCATCAGAGGCCAGCCTCAGGCGCACGACCACGCTGGAGTTCGACATGTACGAGAGCGACATGATGCTGGAGACGTCGATGTCTGATACCAGCACATGA